From the Maioricimonas rarisocia genome, one window contains:
- a CDS encoding GGDEF domain-containing protein, whose translation MHQDTCLKAIRPEIGTHPYILATDDRGRVVGIVPSYRILERLDADNDRERTRWEGMPLQALISTKLRGGGQHAGSALDSQLDCVVIAEGETVVGISTDEDVFLSWRRLESMLSAAVSDPLTGLMNRLAYDRRLSEEWARSRRTGTSVGVVLIDLDKFKPINDSFGHHAGDDVLRGLAAVLETGLRSYDVVARYGGDEFVALCLDCRAGEIDVPIRRIQQGLARQRFEFGGTRVSVSVSVGAAVRHDGFEDNDPRELFAAADDCLYRAKRSSADAYVIEFGADSDATVRYVDTGFEDSQIGAAFVR comes from the coding sequence GTGCATCAGGATACGTGTCTGAAAGCGATTCGGCCGGAGATTGGAACCCACCCCTATATCCTGGCCACCGACGATCGGGGACGTGTTGTCGGAATCGTGCCCAGCTATCGGATTCTGGAGCGGCTCGACGCGGACAACGACCGGGAACGGACACGCTGGGAGGGGATGCCACTGCAGGCGCTGATCAGCACCAAGCTGCGTGGCGGCGGCCAGCATGCCGGGTCGGCACTTGATTCCCAGCTGGATTGCGTGGTGATTGCCGAGGGAGAAACGGTCGTCGGGATCTCGACCGACGAAGACGTGTTTCTCAGCTGGCGTCGACTCGAGTCGATGCTGTCGGCCGCGGTCTCCGATCCGCTGACCGGCCTGATGAACCGGCTCGCCTACGATCGTCGACTCAGTGAGGAATGGGCACGCTCGCGACGGACGGGAACGTCGGTCGGCGTCGTGCTCATCGATCTCGACAAATTCAAACCGATCAACGACAGCTTCGGCCATCATGCCGGAGATGATGTGCTCAGGGGACTGGCCGCCGTGCTGGAGACAGGCCTGCGCTCCTACGACGTGGTAGCCCGCTATGGCGGCGACGAGTTCGTGGCTCTCTGCCTCGACTGCCGCGCGGGCGAAATTGATGTACCGATTCGCCGGATCCAGCAGGGGCTGGCCCGGCAGCGGTTCGAATTCGGCGGCACGCGAGTGTCGGTCTCTGTTTCAGTCGGCGCAGCGGTTCGTCACGACGGATTCGAGGACAACGATCCCCGTGAACTGTTTGCCGCTGCCGACGACTGCTTGTACCGGGCCAAACGTTCTTCTGCAGATGCTTACGTCATTGAATTCGGAGCGGACTCCGATGCAACGGTCAGGTACGTGGATACAGGTTTTGAAGACTCACAAATCGGTGCGGCTTTCGTTCGCTGA
- a CDS encoding family 16 glycoside hydrolase — translation MRILQLTACVALCLTSSLLAAAEPTPPEGFRLLFNGKDLSGWHGLNPHAAARLTGDEREANLEKQRAEFAEHWRVEDGELVNDGHGPYANTDEEFGNIELLLEYKTVAGADSGIYLRGTPQVQIWDWHQSYDPARPTRKPHLGSGGLFNNSANSAGRHPMQFADRPFGEWNTFRIRQIGARTWVWLNDKLVVDGAEMHNYWDRKKPLPAKGPIMLQTHGGEIRWRNIFVREIGDEEAETILAAAESDEKSLADALTLHAPFDDSFDAAFSRGDRTAYVRQGKELHRAEANADVTIDADAGRYGGAMHFPHKSGYRPAFRGAGVLDYNDENWSATVSVWLRLTPDEDLEPGYCDPVQIIGNDSKKGFVFLEWSKDETPRYFRYAIRPLSEIWNPNNVSWAEIPFEKRPMVQVERAPFSREKWTHVVFTLENVNDEDAASGGRLYINGVPQGSIDGWDLTFEWDPESVLLVLGAAYVGRIDDLAVFDRVLTEAEVKQIYGLQHGVSELYGTRRK, via the coding sequence ATGAGAATTCTGCAACTGACTGCGTGCGTAGCCCTGTGCCTGACTTCCTCGCTGCTGGCGGCCGCGGAACCGACACCGCCCGAGGGATTCCGTCTCCTGTTCAACGGAAAGGACCTGTCCGGCTGGCACGGTCTGAATCCGCACGCGGCGGCCCGGCTGACCGGCGATGAGCGGGAGGCGAACCTGGAGAAGCAGAGGGCCGAGTTTGCCGAGCACTGGCGGGTCGAAGACGGAGAGCTGGTGAACGACGGTCACGGCCCATATGCCAATACCGACGAGGAATTCGGCAACATCGAACTGCTGCTGGAGTACAAGACCGTCGCCGGGGCGGACAGCGGCATCTACCTGCGGGGGACGCCTCAGGTACAAATCTGGGACTGGCATCAGTCGTACGATCCGGCTCGACCGACACGCAAGCCGCACCTGGGATCGGGCGGACTGTTCAACAACAGTGCCAACAGTGCGGGCCGGCATCCGATGCAGTTCGCCGATCGGCCATTCGGAGAGTGGAACACGTTCCGCATCCGGCAGATCGGGGCCCGGACGTGGGTCTGGCTGAATGACAAGCTCGTGGTCGACGGCGCAGAGATGCACAACTACTGGGATCGGAAGAAGCCGCTGCCCGCGAAGGGGCCGATCATGCTGCAGACGCACGGCGGCGAGATTCGATGGCGGAACATCTTCGTGCGGGAGATCGGCGACGAGGAAGCCGAGACGATTCTCGCGGCCGCGGAGAGCGATGAGAAAAGCCTGGCGGACGCGCTGACGCTGCACGCTCCGTTTGACGACAGCTTCGATGCGGCGTTTTCGCGCGGCGACCGGACCGCCTACGTGCGACAGGGGAAGGAACTGCACCGCGCCGAAGCGAATGCGGACGTGACGATCGATGCAGACGCCGGCCGATATGGCGGCGCGATGCATTTCCCGCACAAGAGCGGCTATCGACCTGCGTTCCGCGGGGCGGGCGTGCTGGATTACAACGACGAGAACTGGAGTGCGACGGTTTCGGTGTGGCTGCGGCTGACGCCGGACGAAGATCTCGAACCGGGCTACTGCGATCCCGTCCAGATCATCGGCAACGACTCGAAGAAAGGGTTCGTCTTTCTGGAATGGTCGAAGGACGAAACGCCGCGGTACTTCCGGTATGCGATTCGCCCCTTGAGCGAGATCTGGAATCCGAACAACGTTTCGTGGGCCGAGATTCCGTTCGAGAAGCGGCCAATGGTGCAGGTCGAGCGGGCGCCGTTTTCGCGTGAGAAGTGGACGCACGTCGTGTTCACGCTCGAGAACGTGAATGATGAAGACGCTGCTTCCGGAGGGCGATTGTACATCAACGGTGTGCCCCAGGGGTCGATCGACGGCTGGGACCTGACGTTCGAGTGGGATCCCGAAAGCGTGCTGCTGGTGCTGGGTGCGGCGTACGTCGGACGGATCGACGATCTGGCCGTGTTCGATCGCGTGTTGACGGAGGCAGAGGTCAAGCAGATCTACGGCCTGCAGCACGGCGTAAGCGAGCTGTACGGGACGAGACGAAAGTGA
- a CDS encoding ABC transporter ATP-binding protein translates to MLAMAVGTIFLLLVPYVLKVTLDAIAEQRAGLRDVLIPAALAIVGCHAVHGLFTYLRGRWAAQASEGIVRRLRHELFAHLERIPCSYHDTADTGDLVQRCSSDVETLRVFLSAQVVEIARVTLFLVVAIPIMLWQNLWMSAVSLALFPVLVTFALVFFRKVRGLFEQVDEAEARMTTTLQENLTGIRVVRAFAQQDHEIEKFAGRNDDFRDLEYRLFIALANYWTFSDLFVFAQIGMVLIGGAYFVQQGTITLGTWMLFFWLLRTIIWPVRHFGRVLADAGKATVAIGRIREILAVAPESEEPRPEEPIAGDIEIRNLTFSYGRSQPALDDLTLTIREGETVALLGPPGAGKSTLVNLLVRLYDYGETSSIRIGGRELRTINRSAVREAFGMVLQDPFLYSRTVRENVILGHGSAADHEVEESARAADIHDNIVEFEQGYDTMVGERGVTLSGGQRQRLAIARALLKDPQFLVLDDSLSAVDTKTEARIFEALARRRGRHTTILIAHRLSSTRLADRIFVIDHGRLVQEGTHDELIASEGPYARLWAIQGRLDEEIQHDLTRSTGSGSPS, encoded by the coding sequence ATGCTGGCAATGGCCGTCGGAACCATCTTTCTTCTGCTGGTCCCGTACGTCCTCAAGGTCACGCTGGACGCGATCGCCGAGCAGCGTGCCGGCCTTCGGGATGTGCTGATTCCCGCTGCCCTGGCCATCGTTGGCTGCCATGCCGTGCACGGCCTGTTCACGTATCTCCGCGGCCGATGGGCGGCCCAGGCAAGCGAAGGGATCGTGCGCCGGTTACGGCACGAACTGTTCGCCCACCTCGAACGCATTCCCTGCAGCTATCACGACACCGCCGATACCGGCGATCTCGTACAGCGCTGCTCGTCGGATGTCGAAACGCTCCGCGTCTTTCTGTCGGCCCAGGTCGTCGAAATCGCCCGCGTGACGCTGTTTCTGGTCGTCGCCATTCCGATCATGCTGTGGCAGAACCTCTGGATGAGTGCCGTCTCACTGGCGCTGTTCCCCGTGCTTGTGACGTTCGCGCTCGTCTTCTTTCGCAAGGTCCGCGGTCTCTTCGAGCAGGTCGACGAGGCCGAGGCCCGGATGACCACCACCCTGCAGGAAAACCTGACCGGCATCCGCGTCGTCCGTGCATTTGCTCAGCAGGATCACGAGATCGAGAAGTTCGCCGGCCGCAACGACGACTTCCGCGATCTCGAGTACCGGCTGTTCATCGCCCTGGCCAATTACTGGACCTTCTCGGATCTGTTCGTCTTCGCCCAGATCGGCATGGTGCTGATCGGCGGGGCGTACTTCGTGCAGCAGGGAACCATTACCCTCGGCACCTGGATGCTCTTTTTCTGGCTGCTGCGGACCATCATCTGGCCGGTTCGACACTTTGGTCGCGTTCTGGCCGATGCTGGCAAGGCGACCGTGGCGATCGGCCGCATCCGCGAGATCCTTGCTGTCGCTCCCGAAAGCGAGGAACCGCGGCCGGAAGAACCGATCGCTGGCGACATCGAGATCCGTAATCTCACGTTTTCGTACGGTCGCAGTCAGCCGGCACTCGACGATCTGACGCTGACGATTCGCGAAGGCGAAACCGTCGCCCTGCTCGGCCCCCCGGGGGCAGGCAAGTCGACGCTCGTTAACCTGCTCGTGAGACTGTACGACTACGGCGAAACCAGCTCGATTCGCATCGGAGGTCGCGAACTGCGGACGATCAACCGCAGCGCCGTCCGCGAAGCCTTCGGAATGGTTCTCCAGGATCCGTTTCTGTACTCCAGGACCGTGCGGGAAAACGTCATCCTCGGCCACGGTTCCGCCGCCGACCACGAAGTCGAAGAGTCTGCCCGGGCGGCCGACATTCACGACAACATCGTCGAGTTCGAGCAGGGCTACGACACGATGGTCGGTGAACGGGGCGTGACGCTCTCGGGCGGGCAGCGGCAGCGACTGGCCATCGCCCGCGCACTGCTCAAGGATCCGCAGTTTCTGGTGCTCGACGACTCACTCAGCGCCGTCGATACGAAGACAGAGGCCCGCATCTTCGAGGCTCTGGCCCGCAGACGTGGCCGGCACACGACAATCCTCATCGCGCACCGCCTCTCGTCGACCCGATTGGCCGACCGCATTTTCGTGATCGATCACGGCCGCCTTGTTCAGGAAGGAACCCATGACGAACTGATCGCCAGCGAAGGGCCGTACGCCCGCCTGTGGGCGATCCAGGGGCGCCTCGACGAAGAGATTCAGCACGACCTGACCCGGTCGACCGGGAGTGGATCGCCGTCATGA
- a CDS encoding EAL domain-containing protein, whose protein sequence is MTDHNPARSAASGDTATTSRPNAMQADQTGHATPPLTWFLVGKTHADAEPQQFAVVTQPFRIGRSCDNELCIPDSTVSGHHAELVFADQSIFVRDLDSTNGTLLNGRALKVLTELRCGDILHFGAAMYTLHRATSQPTCDTVATDVIDDALAQAQFEKLIGKPAVRPWFQPIVSLADGAHLGYEVLGRSQLMGLETPEKMFRIAAQRSSSAELSRVCRSEGLRLAQAFDDDFQFYLNTDPSELETRELLDSLTSLRDEFPDLRIVLEVHESGVTSTTYLRALQRHLKDLGVGLAYDDFGAGQARLMELAEVPPDVLKFDVKLIQGLPHASAQHRRTIESLVRIVRELDVVPLAEGVERQIEADICRDLGFELVQGYLFGRPQPVKRWLENRATSRA, encoded by the coding sequence ATGACAGACCACAACCCGGCCCGTTCCGCTGCGAGTGGCGATACCGCCACGACGTCGCGACCGAACGCGATGCAGGCTGACCAGACCGGACATGCGACACCACCACTGACGTGGTTCCTCGTCGGAAAGACGCATGCCGACGCGGAACCACAGCAGTTTGCTGTCGTCACGCAGCCCTTTCGCATCGGGCGCAGCTGCGACAACGAACTGTGCATTCCCGACTCGACCGTCTCCGGGCACCACGCGGAACTCGTCTTTGCCGATCAGAGTATCTTCGTGAGGGATCTCGACAGCACGAACGGGACGCTGCTCAACGGTCGGGCCCTCAAGGTCCTGACCGAACTTCGCTGTGGCGACATCCTGCACTTCGGCGCTGCGATGTACACCCTGCACCGTGCCACCAGTCAGCCGACCTGCGACACGGTCGCGACGGACGTCATCGACGACGCGCTCGCCCAGGCACAGTTCGAGAAGCTCATCGGCAAACCGGCCGTCCGCCCCTGGTTTCAGCCGATCGTTTCCCTCGCAGACGGGGCCCATCTCGGCTACGAGGTTCTCGGCCGCAGTCAGCTCATGGGGCTCGAAACGCCCGAGAAAATGTTTCGCATTGCTGCCCAGCGATCCTCGTCGGCAGAGCTGAGTCGCGTCTGCCGCTCCGAGGGCCTGCGGTTGGCACAGGCTTTCGACGACGACTTCCAGTTTTATCTCAATACCGATCCGTCCGAACTGGAAACCCGCGAACTGCTCGATTCGCTGACCTCCCTGCGCGACGAGTTCCCGGACCTCAGAATTGTGCTCGAAGTGCACGAGTCCGGCGTGACCTCCACGACCTATCTCCGGGCACTGCAGCGCCATCTCAAGGATCTCGGCGTCGGGCTGGCCTACGACGACTTTGGTGCCGGCCAGGCCCGACTGATGGAACTTGCCGAGGTTCCCCCGGACGTCCTCAAGTTCGATGTCAAGCTGATCCAGGGACTGCCCCACGCTTCGGCTCAGCATCGTCGGACCATCGAGTCACTCGTCCGGATCGTCCGCGAACTCGACGTCGTGCCGCTCGCCGAGGGAGTCGAACGCCAGATCGAGGCCGACATCTGCCGCGACCTCGGCTTCGAACTCGTTCAGGGATACCTCTTCGGTCGGCCTCAGCCGGTCAAGCGGTGGCTCGAGAATCGCGCGACTTCACGGGCGTAA
- a CDS encoding sulfatase: MRQVIALPVICCLLVSGPAARAAQDRPSIVVFLVDDMGLMDTSVPFLTDADGKPKSHPLNEFYRTPNMERLAGQGIRFSNFYAMSVCSPTRVSIMTGQTSARHRTTNWIRPESNNAGPYGAQDWQWRGVTPGHLTLPELLQEVGYRTIHCGKGHFGPNETYGEDPANFGFDVNIAGCASGSPGSYYGTEDFGLKKKGRERRAVPGLEKYHGEEIYLTEALTREINRSIGEAVDADQPFFAYMAHYAVHAPFQPDPRFAGHYSGEPDRVAAFASMIEGMDKSLGDMLDHLDALGVAEETLVFFVGDNGTDAPLGPLHEIACAAPLRGKKGTHYEGGMRVPFIAAWAAPNGDHPLQKRTPISGGTIVSDVGIVYDLFPTILALTGTDVSPDHADVTIDGIDLTPILTGNANGPENREFLMHFPHAHRSSYFTVFRNGNWKLIYHYRPAKGAAWGRYELFDLSQDRDESHNLAEERPNKLREMMTLMTASLEEAGAQYPLADDKTSRLVPEMPAAN, encoded by the coding sequence ATGAGACAAGTCATTGCTCTGCCTGTGATCTGCTGTCTGCTCGTCAGCGGCCCGGCCGCGAGGGCCGCTCAGGACCGGCCGAGCATCGTCGTGTTTCTTGTCGATGACATGGGGCTGATGGATACGTCGGTTCCGTTTCTGACCGACGCCGACGGCAAGCCGAAATCCCATCCGCTGAATGAGTTCTACCGCACCCCGAACATGGAGCGTCTCGCCGGGCAGGGCATCCGGTTCAGCAACTTCTACGCGATGAGCGTCTGCTCGCCGACGCGGGTCTCGATCATGACCGGGCAGACGTCGGCCCGGCACCGGACGACGAACTGGATCAGACCGGAATCGAACAACGCCGGCCCGTACGGTGCGCAGGACTGGCAGTGGAGAGGGGTGACGCCCGGACATCTGACGCTGCCGGAACTGCTGCAGGAAGTGGGGTACCGCACGATTCACTGCGGCAAAGGGCATTTCGGGCCGAACGAGACGTACGGGGAAGACCCCGCCAACTTCGGGTTCGACGTCAACATCGCCGGTTGCGCCAGCGGTTCGCCGGGAAGCTACTACGGGACCGAGGATTTCGGACTCAAAAAGAAAGGCCGTGAGAGACGGGCCGTGCCCGGGCTCGAGAAGTATCACGGCGAAGAGATCTACCTGACCGAAGCGCTGACCCGTGAAATCAACAGGTCGATCGGGGAGGCCGTCGACGCGGACCAGCCGTTCTTCGCTTACATGGCCCACTATGCGGTCCATGCTCCCTTTCAGCCGGACCCCCGATTTGCCGGGCACTACTCGGGGGAGCCGGATCGTGTTGCTGCCTTCGCCTCGATGATCGAAGGGATGGACAAGTCTCTGGGAGACATGCTCGATCACCTTGACGCACTGGGCGTTGCAGAAGAGACGCTGGTGTTTTTCGTGGGTGACAACGGCACCGATGCACCGCTGGGACCGCTCCACGAGATCGCCTGTGCTGCACCGCTGCGCGGCAAGAAGGGAACGCATTACGAGGGAGGAATGCGGGTTCCGTTTATTGCAGCCTGGGCTGCTCCGAACGGGGACCATCCCCTGCAGAAGCGGACGCCAATCTCCGGCGGTACGATCGTCAGTGACGTCGGCATCGTCTACGACCTGTTTCCGACGATTCTCGCGCTGACGGGAACGGACGTGTCGCCCGATCACGCGGACGTCACCATCGATGGCATCGATCTCACTCCGATCCTGACAGGCAACGCGAATGGTCCGGAGAACCGCGAGTTCCTGATGCACTTTCCTCACGCCCACCGCAGCTCGTATTTCACTGTCTTTCGCAACGGAAACTGGAAGCTGATCTACCACTACCGTCCGGCGAAGGGTGCGGCGTGGGGACGCTATGAACTGTTCGACCTGTCACAGGACCGTGACGAGTCGCACAACCTGGCCGAGGAGCGTCCGAACAAGCTTCGTGAAATGATGACTTTGATGACGGCCTCGCTCGAGGAGGCGGGGGCCCAGTATCCGCTCGCGGATGACAAGACTTCGCGGCTGGTTCCTGAGATGCCAGCCGCGAACTGA
- a CDS encoding sulfatase-like hydrolase/transferase, with product MTRRIAFLGLLLVAIGGTAVAAESRQPNIVILMVDDLGWNHISASQPTMGTYPEYCRTPHIAKLANDGLSFTHAYAQPNCAPTRAAMLSGQYPARPSNDVYVVGNLNRFGRGGIRKGEAHFRGPEQSEDVAPEAITLAEAMQRNGYATAHIGKYHVGGHRGQQTMPENAGFDINIGGHSQGHQPVCFASEKDGTWQFRNLGLGHFDRFAAPYDADYVRRRGLPESLIGTSKHVSDAVGDAMEETIRTLASGEKPFYLQFHTYAVHGPVRARPDLKEAANASSKKLTEYAGFIAGVDENVGRLRSVLDDPNGDGDSSDSITGSTLILFTSDNGGTHDSNAPLKGVKGMFTEGGIRVPLIACWPGVVPPGTVTDRKVHSVDYYPTCLELAGGEWTPTEEKHPLDGESFASALKQPESAEKRGPVFYLFPGYLDKRARPCVVVIDDIEGKRYKQTYDYETDAWELYCLSDDQGEQQNLIDTERTIAATLSKKIHAWLTQQHPSWQPKYPLETSSGQPAGPPPVLAATRAESR from the coding sequence ATGACACGTCGCATTGCTTTCCTGGGCCTGCTGCTGGTCGCTATCGGCGGGACCGCTGTCGCCGCGGAGTCGCGTCAGCCGAACATCGTCATTCTGATGGTGGACGATCTGGGCTGGAATCACATCTCGGCCTCGCAGCCAACGATGGGGACGTATCCCGAATACTGCCGGACGCCGCACATTGCGAAGCTGGCAAACGACGGGCTCAGTTTCACGCATGCGTACGCGCAGCCGAACTGTGCCCCGACGCGGGCGGCGATGCTGTCGGGGCAGTATCCGGCACGTCCCTCGAACGACGTTTATGTCGTCGGCAATCTGAACCGGTTCGGTCGAGGCGGCATCAGGAAAGGGGAAGCCCACTTTCGGGGTCCTGAGCAGTCTGAGGACGTCGCTCCCGAGGCGATTACTCTAGCCGAGGCGATGCAGCGCAACGGTTACGCGACGGCGCACATCGGCAAGTACCACGTCGGTGGACACAGGGGCCAGCAGACGATGCCGGAGAACGCGGGCTTCGACATCAACATTGGCGGTCACAGCCAGGGGCATCAGCCGGTCTGCTTCGCTTCGGAGAAGGACGGTACGTGGCAGTTTCGCAATCTCGGGCTGGGACACTTCGACAGATTTGCCGCCCCATACGATGCCGACTACGTGCGGCGGCGCGGACTACCGGAGTCGCTGATCGGTACATCCAAACACGTCAGCGATGCGGTGGGGGATGCGATGGAGGAGACGATTCGCACGCTGGCGTCGGGCGAAAAGCCGTTCTATCTTCAGTTTCACACGTACGCCGTCCACGGTCCCGTGCGGGCGCGCCCCGACCTGAAAGAGGCGGCCAATGCCTCGTCAAAGAAGCTGACCGAGTATGCCGGCTTCATCGCGGGCGTCGATGAGAATGTGGGGCGGCTGCGGTCCGTGCTGGACGATCCGAACGGAGACGGCGACAGTTCGGACAGCATCACCGGCAGTACGCTGATTCTGTTCACCTCCGACAATGGAGGGACGCACGACAGCAATGCACCGCTGAAGGGCGTGAAGGGCATGTTCACCGAGGGAGGCATTCGCGTGCCGCTGATTGCCTGCTGGCCGGGCGTCGTTCCTCCCGGCACGGTGACCGATCGGAAGGTGCACTCGGTCGATTACTATCCGACCTGCCTGGAGCTGGCAGGGGGCGAATGGACGCCGACGGAGGAGAAGCATCCGCTTGACGGGGAGTCGTTTGCGAGTGCACTGAAGCAGCCGGAATCTGCCGAGAAGCGGGGTCCGGTCTTCTATCTGTTTCCCGGATACCTCGACAAGCGGGCCCGGCCCTGTGTGGTCGTTATCGATGACATCGAGGGCAAGCGGTACAAGCAGACTTACGACTACGAAACGGATGCGTGGGAACTGTACTGCCTGAGCGACGACCAGGGGGAACAGCAGAACCTGATCGATACGGAACGCACGATCGCCGCAACGCTGTCGAAGAAGATTCATGCCTGGCTGACGCAGCAGCATCCGTCGTGGCAGCCGAAGTACCCGCTGGAGACATCAAGCGGTCAACCGGCAGGACCGCCGCCTGTGCTGGCAGCGACACGGGCCGAGTCACGCTAG
- a CDS encoding ABC transporter ATP-binding protein, with the protein MNEWIDDDDNEAKVDLRLWRKLLQYTLSYRRTAVTFTLVALALAMTDLSFPLITGMVVADIEQHGTDVNLVPYAWAFAGLSVTICASIWGFISCAGKIRTHVSHDIRRDAFQQLQQLSFSFYDRRPVGWLMARLTSDCQRLANILAWGVMDFIWGVLLMTGITIVMLVYNWQLALAVLGIVPVLFLVSVYFRKRILRASRLVRSANSRITASYNESIAGVRTSKVFVREKENLQDFDRLAEEMQRHSIRNAVLSAVYLPLVLTLASVSIALSLAWGGYQVQIYGLAVGEVVMFMYFAQLFFQPVQDMSAWFAELQMAQASAERVLSLVEAVPEIRDTPDVLRRLEETGSDGYPDRLEHISFEDVGFRYGSGPQILEGFNLSVEPGQTVALVGATGGGKSTLVNLLCRFYEPTSGRILIDGIDYRDRSLRWLQSSLGIVLQQPHLFSGTIGDNIRYGKLDASQEEVEDAARLAGAHEFITDLDDGYDTEVGEDGNQLSLGQKQLVSFARAVLKRPRLLVMDEATSSIDTETERQIQQGLARVLSGRTSFVIAHRLSTIRAADLILVIDHGRIVEQGTHQELLARRGRYHDLYTEQSMRDVVRTDDLIGGNGESVA; encoded by the coding sequence ATGAATGAATGGATCGACGACGATGACAATGAAGCGAAGGTCGATCTGCGGCTGTGGCGGAAGTTGCTGCAGTACACGCTGAGCTACCGCCGCACGGCCGTCACGTTCACGCTCGTCGCGCTCGCACTCGCGATGACCGACCTCAGCTTCCCGCTGATTACCGGAATGGTTGTCGCCGACATCGAACAGCATGGCACGGATGTCAACCTGGTTCCTTACGCGTGGGCCTTCGCCGGACTCTCCGTGACGATCTGCGCCAGTATCTGGGGCTTTATCTCTTGCGCCGGCAAGATCCGCACGCATGTCAGTCACGATATCCGCCGCGACGCCTTCCAGCAGTTGCAGCAACTCTCCTTCAGCTTCTACGACCGACGCCCGGTCGGCTGGCTGATGGCACGCCTCACCTCCGACTGCCAGCGACTGGCCAACATCCTCGCCTGGGGCGTGATGGACTTCATCTGGGGCGTGCTGCTGATGACCGGCATCACGATCGTGATGCTCGTCTACAACTGGCAGCTCGCCCTGGCCGTCCTCGGCATCGTCCCGGTCCTGTTTCTCGTCAGTGTCTATTTCCGCAAGCGGATCCTGCGTGCATCGCGACTGGTCCGCAGTGCCAATTCGCGGATCACCGCTTCGTACAACGAGAGCATCGCCGGTGTGCGCACCTCGAAGGTGTTCGTCCGCGAGAAAGAGAACCTGCAGGACTTCGACCGGCTGGCGGAGGAAATGCAGCGTCATTCGATTCGCAACGCGGTCCTCTCTGCCGTGTACCTGCCGCTCGTGCTCACGCTGGCCAGTGTGTCGATCGCCCTGTCACTCGCGTGGGGCGGCTACCAGGTGCAGATCTACGGCCTCGCCGTCGGTGAGGTCGTGATGTTCATGTACTTCGCACAGCTGTTCTTTCAGCCGGTTCAGGACATGTCTGCCTGGTTTGCCGAGCTGCAGATGGCCCAGGCCTCCGCCGAACGGGTTCTCAGCCTCGTCGAAGCGGTTCCCGAAATTCGAGATACGCCCGACGTCCTCCGCCGACTCGAAGAGACCGGCAGCGACGGCTACCCCGATCGCCTTGAGCACATCAGTTTCGAAGACGTCGGATTCCGTTACGGCAGCGGCCCCCAGATCCTCGAAGGCTTCAACCTGTCGGTCGAACCGGGACAGACCGTTGCCCTGGTCGGCGCCACCGGCGGCGGAAAGTCGACGCTCGTCAATCTGCTCTGCCGATTTTACGAACCAACCTCCGGCCGCATCCTCATCGACGGGATCGACTACCGTGACCGCAGTCTCAGATGGTTGCAGTCCAGCCTCGGCATCGTGCTGCAGCAGCCGCACCTCTTCAGCGGCACCATCGGAGACAACATTCGCTACGGCAAGCTGGATGCCTCACAGGAAGAGGTTGAAGACGCCGCCCGACTGGCCGGTGCTCACGAGTTCATCACCGACCTCGACGACGGCTACGACACCGAAGTGGGTGAGGACGGCAATCAGCTCAGCCTCGGTCAGAAGCAGCTCGTTTCCTTTGCCCGAGCCGTCCTCAAGCGTCCACGGCTGTTGGTAATGGATGAAGCGACTTCATCCATCGACACCGAAACCGAACGCCAGATTCAGCAGGGCCTCGCCCGCGTCCTCTCGGGGAGGACCAGCTTCGTCATTGCTCACCGACTCTCGACGATCCGTGCCGCCGATCTCATCCTTGTCATTGATCACGGACGCATCGTCGAGCAGGGAACCCACCAGGAACTGCTCGCTCGACGCGGCCGATATCACGATCTCTATACCGAACAGTCGATGCGCGACGTCGTGCGGACGGACGACCTGATCGGCGGCAACGGCGAATCGGTTGCCTGA